One genomic region from Acidobacteriota bacterium encodes:
- a CDS encoding type IV toxin-antitoxin system AbiEi family antitoxin, with protein MLNTVVVVKDLERQGMEALRLLLEQVPTIKLRGLEREPPPRDQGIDIVAHVEISGRRHVLVCEVKSSGQPRHVRMALLQLRDYVAHHAQNATPVLIAPYLSGDAQALCRKQNVSYLDLEGNSRLIFGSVFIERQVASKPVAERRELRSLFKPKSAQVLRVMLRDPHRAWRVTELAKTAAVSLGHVSNVRSGLLDREWAHVSDDGLFLSEPGALLDAWSAVYAPPAGKQATFYTTLHGSAFEEVVRRALRADDGTGLAAFASFSAAQWLAPYGRTGTQYFYADDTGLERLRAALKLSSISKGENVLVTVLKDSGLFRDTVEPAPGAICTSPVQTYLDLATAGERGREAAEHLRHERLAWPK; from the coding sequence ATGCTGAATACTGTCGTTGTAGTGAAGGACTTAGAACGCCAAGGGATGGAGGCGCTCCGCCTGCTGTTGGAGCAGGTGCCGACGATCAAGCTACGAGGCCTGGAGCGCGAGCCGCCACCTCGGGATCAGGGGATCGACATCGTGGCGCACGTCGAGATTTCGGGCCGGCGTCATGTGCTGGTTTGCGAGGTGAAATCCAGTGGCCAGCCGCGCCACGTCCGGATGGCGCTGCTCCAACTGCGGGACTACGTCGCGCATCATGCGCAGAATGCCACGCCGGTCCTGATCGCTCCCTATCTATCGGGTGACGCTCAGGCCCTGTGTCGCAAACAAAACGTGAGCTATCTCGACCTCGAAGGCAACTCGCGGCTGATCTTCGGCAGCGTCTTCATCGAACGTCAGGTTGCGAGCAAGCCTGTTGCCGAGCGGCGCGAACTCAGATCTCTGTTCAAGCCAAAATCCGCGCAGGTCCTGCGTGTGATGCTACGCGATCCCCATCGGGCCTGGAGGGTCACGGAGCTTGCGAAGACCGCCGCTGTCAGCCTCGGCCACGTCAGCAACGTGCGTTCGGGGTTGCTGGATCGGGAGTGGGCGCACGTGTCCGACGATGGTCTGTTTCTGTCTGAGCCAGGTGCGCTGCTGGATGCATGGAGCGCCGTCTACGCGCCACCGGCCGGCAAGCAGGCGACCTTTTACACCACACTACATGGCAGTGCGTTCGAGGAAGTTGTGCGTCGGGCGCTTCGCGCGGATGATGGCACGGGCCTGGCGGCATTCGCCTCGTTCTCGGCGGCGCAATGGCTCGCCCCCTATGGACGGACAGGTACGCAGTACTTCTATGCAGACGACACAGGGCTAGAACGACTGCGAGCGGCCTTGAAGTTGTCGTCGATCTCCAAAGGCGAGAACGTGCTGGTGACCGTGCTCAAGGATTCCGGTTTGTTCCGCGATACGGTGGAGCCGGCACCTGGCGCCATCTGTACCAGCCCCGTCCAAACCTATCTTGACCTCGCCACGGCCGGAGAGCGAGGGCGTGAGGCCGCCGAGCATCTACGACACGAAAGGCTGGCATGGCCAAAATGA